The sequence GGTAGGCGACCACGCCGCCAAGGCCCACGAGCGCGAGCACGACAAACAGGATCATCATCGGCGCGCCGGCCACGAAATAGATCACCGACCAGGCAAAGACGATCAGCGCGGCCTGCCCGAAATCGGGCTGCATCGCCAGGAAGCCCACGATCATCACCGCCACGAACAGCGAGACAGATTTGCCCGGGGGGCCGCCGATCTCCTGGCTGGCGGCGATCATCCAGGCGGTGAAGACCACGAAAACGGGCTTGAGAAATTCCGAAGGCTGCAGGCTGGCGAACCCCAACGAATACCAGCGCACGGCCCCCTGGCCGTAATCGGTACCAAAGACCGGCAAGAGCGCCACCGCCGCGACCGCTGCGAAGAACCCCAGCACGCCGAGGCGGCGCACGGTCGTGGGCGACAGCATCGAGACGAAAACCAGCACGGACAGGGCCATGCCCCCGAACGCCGCCTGACGGATGACATAGTGGAACGGATCATGCCCGTTGCGTTCGGCCAGCGGCGGCGACGAGGCAAAGCCCAAAAGGATGCCAATGGCGAACAGGGCCAGAATGCACCCCAATGTCATGCGGTCGACCGTCCGCCACCACCGGGGCAGCACCGCCTCGCCGGATTGCACGATCACCGTGCCATGCGCGATTTCCGTCATGGGATTGCCCGATCCCTTGTAGTTGTCGTTGCCTGGTTCTGCCTCGTGCCCCGGTTCTGCGGGGTCTGTGCGCCAACTCTAGCCGGAATCAGGCACAGGGGCCAGCAATAACGCCCATCGCACTCAGGCTTGCGGCGGCTGCCACAGCTCCAGCTTGCGCCCGTCGGGGTCCATGATCCAGCCGAAGCGTCCATAGGGGTGCTCTTCGCGTGGCTGCACCTCGTCCACGCCCTCGGCCGCGGCGCGGGCCAGGATCGCATCCAGATCGTCGACGATCAGGTTCAGCATGAACGGCGCCGTTGAGGGCGCGAAGTAGCTGGCATCCGGGAAGGGCGCGAACACCGTCCGCGCGCCCTGCTGGAACATGGCGGCGCTGTCGCCATGCAGAAAGGCAAGGCCGCCATCCGCGTCCGGTTCCATCCCGAGAACGCGCGCATACCACGCCTTTGTCGCCTCGTGATCGGCGCAGCTGAAGAACACGCCGCCCAGTCCAAGCACCTTTGCCATGACGCCCTCCACATCGGTCGATGAGGGCATGATAGCATGGGTCCGGTCTCAACCGTCCCCCAAACGCGCCACCTGCGCGGCAAAATCCTCGCCCCGCCGTTCGAAATTGTCGTACTGGTCGAAACTGGCCGCGGCCGGGGCCAGCAGAACGGTCTCGCCCGGCTCGGCCTCGGACGCGGCGCGGGCCACGGCCGTGACCATGTCCCCGCAAACCTCGTGCGGCAGATCCCCCAGATGCAAGGCGAACCCCGCCGCTTCACGGCCTATGACATAGGCCTTCACCACATGGTCCATGGCCCCGGACAGCGCGTCCATCCCGCCGTCCTTCTCCAACCCGCCACAGATCCAGC comes from Roseibacterium elongatum DSM 19469 and encodes:
- a CDS encoding peptidoglycan glycosyltransferase FtsW, with the protein product MTEIAHGTVIVQSGEAVLPRWWRTVDRMTLGCILALFAIGILLGFASSPPLAERNGHDPFHYVIRQAAFGGMALSVLVFVSMLSPTTVRRLGVLGFFAAVAAVALLPVFGTDYGQGAVRWYSLGFASLQPSEFLKPVFVVFTAWMIAASQEIGGPPGKSVSLFVAVMIVGFLAMQPDFGQAALIVFAWSVIYFVAGAPMMILFVVLALVGLGGVVAYHNSEHFARRIDGFLSAEVDPNTQLAYATDAIREGGLFGAGLGEGSVKWTLPDAHTDFIIAVAAEEYGLVLVLLIIALYAAIALRSFFRLMRERDPFIRLAGTGLVSLLTLQAFINLAVAVRLLPAKGMTLPFVSYGGSSLIATGIAVGMLLCFTRTRPQGEIGDFLLNRHGRT
- a CDS encoding VOC family protein, which encodes MAKVLGLGGVFFSCADHEATKAWYARVLGMEPDADGGLAFLHGDSAAMFQQGARTVFAPFPDASYFAPSTAPFMLNLIVDDLDAILARAAAEGVDEVQPREEHPYGRFGWIMDPDGRKLELWQPPQA